Proteins from a genomic interval of Treponema brennaborense DSM 12168:
- a CDS encoding FlgD immunoglobulin-like domain containing protein yields MNFRNCRRPFYRSTTFSLFIRSILLSVLFLCAASAYAAVYTWTGGAGDGSWSTAANWSPSGVPGSSDTIKFTAGQSAEITLNGDVTIAGALVYNTTGTVTFNLNGHSLSVNGSGTEINSRFNLGSSTDDAALQGAHVVINGPGTVKVNEFDSSQNVDCSLTLNGGVNFSVSNTIYANGTAVTTIAGDSSCSFTLPAAYDSSDSTNVIEFAGAMPVTSAVGAYTVSTSGTPAVGGTVTVTVSSPATFSELKYVFTVKNTSGATAESYVIDGMPYTSGTTVDKTGLTPSDTSGSGSGPYVYTFPIVFPAIMDSGDGLSFTVQDGAGTALGSVLFFAPASGKTTTWTGTVNRDWSNSGNWTNGVPSSTVHTVTIPAVAVSPVLNEAVASGVKKITVDSGAELSLNGQSAGGAVLVNNGTVTLTGTETDIGSVTNGTVSTVVYTGPSATPVWGSDYANLTVNAGATLTLDRNVVVSGALTNSSGAVFDLAGQNVTVTGALTNDGTVRLYGTQTVSAGSVTNGAGSTVVYTGADDATTAFGASFAALKTSAGKVLDFSASTVTAETIVAAGALTLKAASLTLTSGGSAGGNVSFTCDDFELGGSFEVTSGNVTFDCPLTVASAASVSAPNGNVNFNSTIDDSTSNTNTFTVVAGGGTVTIGGNVGSTSPLAGFEVTAGLVNVGAAAVFADKQTYTANVSVTTNAAATFTGSVTIGSGNTFTSGIGGITFKGSVTGGEVSGSAGAAITMDNAADAVFAPGSFTHNDCLFEVKGSGSLNIKGAYTFNTFTCVQAGKQIAFKAGAVQTVAGTFAVTGTTGSPVLLESDTSGTKWIINVNPKKTTVTYAKISDSESYDVLVPYVTNSTGSNTVNWVSAVYTWKGTADSNWDTLENWRVGTVLPQKPTEKPLSDNANCEIVIGDSGTAGTYPLVLSASNPAGNGSGVITLKSITVNASSRFETNGRSITADTVENNGSVTVSGKESFSFTALTNGAASTVTYRNAGESVFPVWAADGATNISYDNLVIQGSYTGGIDTTNTTLLVDSNVITVAGTLTNYGCIEINGTGSVSKTDSAHGKFIYSAAAGSIANYTDAAGAYDYYDLEVTAGTWAVSAPITAAGSVTNAAVLSLSAGGSVTAVKGVYSNATKVTGGTCAVSATGSTSFVTVAGFDLAAGSALKLSATDKVTTGLFSSSGTGTLELSAPNLTVGAEISVDTLILAPTNAAATYTISTKISAANVLLRQGGTGAPSFVLDNTDNIVSQLAANDVGAVTLVTAGALSCGSVTDVTGTSYSGITASGNVTLNADGAITQTAPLKCAELTVTSGAEIILGNEANKIASLGAVSRGGEFKLVDSEGGLTVEGALGAVSGKASSVSIKTAGGDLVLNGAITEIGTVTLIASDDITHAAAITQTAPLTAGTLRFQADGAVTLTNADNAFGSVGGSGAAVSLADADGYTIGDAVAGSGIVASGAVSLSSTSGDITLMQPVASTGGDITLETVVSPPVGSVVLNYTGIAVVSNGGKITFNRPVRLDADIEIDSGGGAITFENTVTNAMENELTLSAGTGEVTLKGAIGTDTVPLSKFNVTADSVALNGGYVYAQDQTYTANVTVTTAVQLTGTGKLTLSTDKKFSAGTGLAVFDIKVTNDGKIIAGSGGISFLNSYSGASGTLTNDAAVGIEFKNTSGASLAVDVGTYKANGGLLKFSGDSAYNFKPGDSTYAALSFQNTARVTLTAGSTLNTDGEVTVGGAGVPASLTFKNGAGFEQSWTGTAPSFTVTNGEVAVGTGTFVCGNLSVASDGTFTQTGANASGTAGNSGFQSVQSMTNDGTLVWDSTSMGGFVTLKDSVGGSKAAEIAFNKKNVSVAANVTLSGVFYDLTVPPGVTVTNGAGIRVRRDFTIKAGGQYADNVQMLTLGGSDSLGADSEAGTISDNGTPKSSLGSVVVNQGATAKSFSTGIKTGQISVSGGSGAVTFSGALEATQFENNGGTFALSFNAAAGGQSSSVAAALTVNTTGAVSFGNSSTDVFSVTGALSVPVAAGEVKTAGTISAASVSFDRPVSLLADTKITGSGAGTPAVQFGSTIDAAPTTAAALTVTAGTGTVAFNGAVGAVNAPTSLTIESASAVSLNGGEVHTSGAQTYRGAVTLGADTLIKTANDAVTANDAVTFDGASCTVNGAFALTVNSGTAALVFGGEIGTTTMPTLVSISAGAVELHAPLKTSGALTVSNSGIFKSLDGADIEADGKIELTGAAVGGSVGGAYQLAGSVVSSGGAVSIGGTVSSPVNVYLYTSNTGTAVLQFEAGAGNGVTFNGNLFAAASGKTVAFDSDVQVNGSFVTYGIPISFGSSSTGITCEGDIVLLGEKYVEDDDTAASGVAGLFAYDHPLRTAAAGYAPASLSRTVLFPERLPDGSSLSLPEKTSAPVPSKSAVFDAASLGGKTLCAKKNFYANGVALEGTAVWTLSIPDNGKKSAAFAEAYHTSFKNCTVIPHPGTGSHAAVAAAEGCTDSGSNTGIAFSRPYLLMDTGIAATDLSGTANRSGTYTVYDDVVRVEFRDSAGNAIRIENSENEISAALPNVKFNGGSVVFSGAFTDADCTVSTDGKGDLAVFYLRISDADSRWNTDATGTSAGHPDSTDRGRMGVAAAHRTAVPNLDIPKALVAVYATLVDENKNRIAHYSGIPVKTDGSEGGIFGAVTDRCAPVLVAVRTGQELHEMETATAGTPNQKPYDAHNFIEFRYSEPVDIGDLSAIGGALNVQASRSFASAAEHGGAITEAGGGLTVTGFASVASGTLVTGSRDPAVDVSEVHSLYRSFALTVREGTASVQPHRVRIGIASYVQGTVTRNNTVFHNWIGFIDESKLPAGAVTRIGNDFIVDTAAVKNKLVHEGTANHPLPALSVDSETDELYGEWDCSPPVFAKFAGYDSTDGWANDSRECEIIGSGYLTGGSPGTTITQLEFHLFDNTPRYTAADVYQWVSKRGWMRGTADEQAARDISGGARSFVSQTGVTAENKTSGGIRASSLEGAVSAFSYRSNSSGLDSSVKTFENSGVGIDQKYYANSVFDAATSPTRSPDSDGLYFVIPLKSEDAALFPLRSSFDITYDASASYITDLAGNRMKSAEVASIDRSPPTFSLTVAPVKTNKLYIVFSKQIRTTAAALAVIPTQLELTYTSGTPVPATNFAIKTDVPAELVRQTADGTGLAVTLSRPVTLEDVRNLRVRVKQPATTTIDPLTGLPDYIPEIFDVKGNSMIALSAHTLSDFAVNVVNVMYAFDGKGNADADSALLGEGTYGSVYDEYNWAVRDFSGSGNNTGRMLTDSDITVAVRVTDGTSDGGIENAPRDVAFKLIAAVTYPPDTVSDAYNNHLGTALRVWLPTELSTLASKPNPNAKYVGEYAVDADTAGLLRNFVIPNASDSAGSFGWTAGQEVQFLFGLYDATDPAAAIMIDHDADPGTPDVPLYALCLSADRRGVQSSVSGEMASSLDLWSFKLADKVRQRGGVTILNNVINASVREETVVEVDMPAAGNLSVQILTLDGNVVKTLQKGRTASGLHYYRWNGTNNSGSPVARGMYFVRITGSGFDETRKVMVVKE; encoded by the coding sequence TTGAATTTCCGCAATTGCCGCAGGCCGTTTTACCGCAGCACTACGTTTTCACTCTTTATCCGTTCAATCCTTTTGAGCGTACTGTTTCTGTGCGCCGCTTCCGCTTATGCCGCCGTATATACCTGGACCGGCGGAGCCGGTGACGGCAGCTGGAGTACAGCCGCTAACTGGAGCCCTTCCGGAGTTCCCGGATCTTCCGATACGATAAAGTTTACTGCCGGTCAGTCTGCCGAGATCACTTTGAACGGCGATGTTACCATTGCGGGTGCGCTCGTGTATAACACGACGGGTACGGTTACGTTCAATTTGAACGGACATTCTCTGTCGGTCAATGGCAGCGGAACCGAAATCAACAGCCGCTTCAATTTGGGATCTTCGACGGACGACGCCGCCCTGCAGGGCGCTCACGTTGTGATAAACGGCCCCGGTACCGTTAAAGTAAATGAATTCGATTCAAGTCAAAATGTCGATTGTTCGCTGACGCTGAACGGCGGCGTCAATTTTTCCGTTTCCAATACGATATATGCGAACGGTACGGCGGTAACGACTATCGCCGGTGATTCCTCCTGTTCTTTTACGCTGCCGGCGGCGTATGATTCCTCGGACAGTACGAACGTTATCGAATTTGCCGGCGCTATGCCCGTTACGTCTGCAGTGGGTGCGTATACCGTTTCAACGTCCGGAACGCCCGCCGTCGGCGGTACTGTAACCGTGACCGTGAGCAGTCCGGCGACCTTTTCGGAACTGAAGTATGTTTTTACGGTGAAGAACACTAGCGGTGCAACTGCCGAATCATACGTTATAGACGGCATGCCGTACACGTCCGGAACCACCGTAGATAAAACCGGTCTTACACCCTCCGATACGTCCGGTTCGGGTTCAGGACCGTACGTGTATACGTTTCCGATCGTTTTCCCGGCAATTATGGATTCGGGCGACGGCCTTTCTTTTACCGTGCAGGACGGAGCCGGCACCGCGCTGGGATCCGTGCTGTTTTTTGCACCGGCGTCGGGGAAGACTACGACCTGGACCGGCACAGTGAATCGTGATTGGTCTAATTCCGGTAACTGGACGAACGGCGTTCCTTCGAGTACCGTCCACACGGTAACGATTCCCGCCGTAGCAGTTTCGCCGGTGCTGAACGAGGCCGTTGCAAGCGGTGTCAAAAAAATAACCGTCGATTCCGGTGCGGAATTGTCGCTCAACGGTCAATCGGCGGGTGGCGCGGTTTTGGTGAACAACGGCACCGTAACGCTGACCGGCACGGAAACGGACATCGGTTCCGTTACGAACGGCACGGTAAGCACCGTCGTGTATACGGGACCGAGCGCGACTCCCGTGTGGGGCAGCGATTACGCTAATCTGACCGTCAATGCCGGCGCGACGCTGACGCTCGATAGAAATGTTGTGGTGAGCGGCGCTTTGACGAATTCTTCCGGTGCCGTTTTCGATTTAGCGGGTCAAAATGTAACGGTTACCGGTGCGTTAACGAACGACGGAACCGTCCGTCTGTACGGCACGCAAACCGTTTCCGCCGGTTCCGTTACGAACGGCGCGGGAAGCACCGTCGTGTATACGGGAGCAGACGATGCGACTACCGCGTTCGGCGCCTCGTTCGCCGCGCTGAAAACTTCTGCGGGAAAAGTACTCGATTTCAGCGCGTCCACCGTTACTGCGGAAACGATTGTGGCGGCCGGAGCGTTGACGCTGAAAGCGGCGAGTCTGACGCTGACCAGCGGCGGCTCTGCCGGCGGAAATGTTTCTTTTACGTGCGACGATTTTGAACTGGGCGGTTCGTTTGAAGTCACTTCCGGAAACGTTACGTTCGATTGTCCGCTTACGGTGGCTTCTGCCGCATCCGTTTCGGCACCCAACGGTAATGTCAATTTTAATTCTACAATAGACGACAGCACTTCAAATACGAACACGTTTACGGTTGTCGCGGGCGGCGGTACGGTTACGATCGGCGGGAACGTCGGTTCGACGAGTCCTCTTGCCGGATTTGAGGTAACGGCCGGTTTGGTAAACGTAGGGGCCGCCGCAGTGTTCGCCGATAAGCAGACGTATACTGCCAACGTTTCGGTGACGACCAATGCTGCGGCGACGTTCACCGGTTCGGTAACGATCGGTTCGGGCAATACGTTTACGTCCGGTATCGGCGGAATTACATTTAAAGGATCCGTAACGGGCGGAGAGGTGAGCGGTTCCGCCGGCGCCGCTATAACGATGGATAACGCGGCTGACGCCGTTTTTGCTCCCGGCTCCTTTACGCACAACGACTGCCTTTTTGAAGTGAAAGGTTCCGGTTCGCTCAACATAAAAGGTGCGTATACGTTCAATACGTTTACCTGCGTTCAGGCGGGCAAGCAGATTGCGTTTAAAGCCGGCGCGGTGCAGACCGTCGCCGGCACGTTTGCGGTTACCGGCACTACGGGTTCTCCTGTTTTGCTCGAAAGCGATACGTCCGGTACGAAGTGGATTATTAACGTCAATCCGAAGAAGACGACGGTAACGTACGCGAAAATCAGCGATTCCGAATCGTACGACGTTCTCGTTCCCTATGTTACGAATTCGACCGGTTCCAATACGGTGAACTGGGTTTCCGCCGTCTATACCTGGAAAGGAACCGCCGATTCCAATTGGGATACGCTTGAAAATTGGCGCGTCGGAACCGTTCTTCCCCAAAAGCCGACTGAAAAGCCGCTTTCAGACAATGCCAATTGCGAAATCGTGATAGGCGACAGCGGCACTGCGGGAACTTATCCGCTCGTACTGAGTGCGTCGAATCCCGCCGGCAACGGCTCCGGGGTGATAACGCTGAAATCGATTACGGTCAACGCCAGCTCCCGGTTTGAAACGAACGGCCGTTCCATAACCGCGGATACGGTCGAAAACAACGGTTCGGTAACGGTTTCCGGGAAAGAAAGCTTCTCTTTTACGGCGCTGACGAACGGTGCGGCAAGTACGGTTACGTACCGGAATGCCGGCGAGTCCGTTTTTCCCGTGTGGGCTGCTGATGGGGCAACCAACATTTCGTACGACAATCTGGTTATTCAAGGTTCATACACCGGCGGCATCGATACGACGAATACGACGTTACTGGTGGACAGTAACGTTATTACCGTGGCCGGTACGCTGACCAATTACGGCTGTATCGAAATAAACGGAACCGGTTCCGTTTCAAAGACGGACAGCGCACACGGTAAATTCATCTATTCCGCCGCTGCGGGTTCCATTGCCAATTACACTGATGCGGCCGGAGCGTACGACTATTACGATCTCGAGGTAACTGCGGGAACGTGGGCGGTTTCGGCGCCTATCACTGCCGCCGGTAGTGTTACGAATGCGGCGGTACTCTCGTTGTCTGCCGGAGGTTCCGTTACCGCCGTAAAAGGCGTCTACAGTAATGCCACTAAGGTAACCGGCGGAACTTGCGCCGTTTCGGCTACGGGCAGTACGTCATTCGTTACGGTTGCCGGTTTTGACCTAGCAGCGGGAAGCGCGCTGAAACTGAGCGCCACGGACAAGGTAACGACCGGCCTCTTCAGCAGCAGCGGTACGGGAACACTTGAATTAAGCGCCCCCAATCTGACTGTCGGTGCAGAGATTTCGGTTGATACGCTGATTCTTGCACCGACAAATGCCGCCGCCACGTATACGATTTCGACAAAGATATCCGCCGCGAACGTTCTGCTCCGGCAGGGCGGAACCGGTGCTCCGTCGTTCGTTCTGGATAATACGGATAATATCGTTTCACAGCTTGCGGCTAATGACGTCGGAGCGGTAACGCTCGTAACGGCCGGCGCACTGTCGTGCGGCAGTGTTACCGATGTCACCGGTACGTCTTACAGCGGAATAACCGCTTCCGGAAACGTTACGCTCAATGCGGACGGCGCCATTACGCAGACCGCTCCGCTTAAATGTGCGGAACTTACGGTTACTTCCGGCGCTGAGATTATACTCGGCAACGAGGCGAATAAAATTGCGTCGCTCGGTGCGGTGTCGCGCGGCGGTGAGTTTAAGCTCGTGGATTCTGAGGGCGGTCTCACCGTAGAGGGTGCGTTGGGGGCAGTTTCCGGCAAAGCAAGCAGCGTCAGCATTAAGACTGCCGGCGGCGATCTTGTGCTGAACGGTGCCATTACGGAAATCGGTACGGTAACGCTCATTGCGAGCGACGACATTACCCATGCCGCCGCCATTACGCAGACGGCGCCGCTTACCGCCGGGACGCTGCGCTTTCAAGCGGACGGAGCCGTTACGCTTACAAACGCAGACAATGCGTTCGGTTCGGTCGGAGGTTCGGGGGCCGCCGTTTCCCTTGCCGATGCGGACGGTTATACGATAGGCGATGCTGTTGCCGGTTCCGGAATCGTTGCAAGCGGAGCGGTCAGCCTTTCGAGTACTTCTGGTGATATTACGCTGATGCAGCCGGTTGCGTCGACCGGCGGAGATATAACGCTTGAAACAGTGGTTTCTCCGCCCGTCGGTTCGGTTGTTTTGAATTACACAGGAATAGCCGTTGTCTCCAACGGCGGAAAGATAACGTTCAACCGTCCGGTCCGTTTGGATGCAGATATCGAGATAGATTCGGGCGGCGGTGCGATAACTTTTGAAAACACGGTGACGAACGCGATGGAAAACGAGCTGACGTTGTCTGCGGGTACGGGCGAGGTTACCTTGAAAGGGGCGATCGGTACCGATACGGTTCCGTTGTCTAAATTTAACGTAACAGCCGATTCGGTTGCCCTGAACGGCGGTTACGTTTATGCCCAAGATCAAACGTATACGGCGAACGTGACGGTTACCACTGCGGTACAGTTGACAGGTACTGGGAAGTTGACGCTTTCGACGGATAAAAAATTCAGCGCGGGAACCGGTCTTGCGGTATTCGATATTAAAGTTACCAACGACGGAAAGATTATCGCCGGAAGCGGCGGTATCAGCTTTTTGAACTCGTATAGCGGTGCGTCCGGAACGCTTACGAACGACGCGGCGGTCGGTATCGAGTTCAAAAACACGAGCGGAGCTTCTCTTGCCGTCGACGTCGGAACGTATAAGGCGAACGGCGGGCTGTTAAAGTTCAGCGGTGATTCGGCGTACAACTTTAAACCCGGAGATTCGACGTATGCGGCGCTTTCGTTTCAGAATACGGCGAGAGTGACGCTGACAGCCGGAAGTACACTGAATACGGACGGTGAGGTTACGGTCGGCGGTGCCGGTGTCCCGGCTTCTTTGACGTTCAAGAACGGTGCGGGATTTGAGCAGTCCTGGACGGGAACCGCTCCCTCTTTTACCGTTACGAACGGTGAGGTTGCCGTCGGTACGGGAACGTTCGTCTGCGGCAATTTGAGCGTCGCTTCGGATGGAACGTTCACTCAAACCGGCGCTAACGCATCCGGTACGGCCGGTAATTCCGGATTTCAGTCCGTTCAGTCTATGACGAACGACGGTACGCTGGTGTGGGACAGTACTTCGATGGGCGGATTCGTTACGCTGAAGGACAGTGTGGGCGGTTCAAAAGCGGCTGAAATCGCTTTCAATAAGAAGAACGTTTCAGTTGCCGCGAACGTTACCCTTTCCGGCGTGTTTTACGATTTGACCGTTCCCCCAGGCGTTACCGTGACGAACGGCGCCGGAATACGGGTGAGACGTGATTTTACGATTAAAGCAGGCGGGCAGTACGCGGACAATGTGCAAATGCTGACGCTCGGCGGTTCCGATTCTTTGGGTGCCGATTCCGAGGCCGGCACGATCAGCGACAACGGAACGCCGAAAAGTTCACTCGGTTCCGTCGTCGTCAATCAGGGCGCTACGGCAAAATCGTTTTCAACGGGTATCAAAACGGGTCAGATTTCCGTTTCGGGCGGAAGCGGCGCGGTAACGTTCAGCGGTGCGCTTGAAGCCACGCAGTTCGAGAACAATGGCGGTACGTTCGCTTTGTCGTTTAACGCCGCGGCGGGCGGGCAATCTTCTTCCGTCGCCGCCGCTTTGACCGTCAATACGACGGGCGCCGTTTCGTTCGGCAACAGCTCGACGGATGTTTTTTCCGTAACGGGTGCGCTGTCGGTGCCCGTCGCCGCGGGTGAAGTCAAGACCGCCGGTACGATTTCGGCCGCATCCGTATCTTTTGATCGTCCCGTCTCCCTGCTCGCCGATACTAAAATTACCGGCAGCGGTGCCGGCACTCCGGCGGTTCAATTCGGTTCTACGATAGACGCCGCGCCCACAACTGCCGCCGCCCTGACCGTAACGGCGGGTACCGGCACCGTCGCGTTCAACGGAGCGGTGGGTGCTGTGAACGCACCGACTTCGCTGACGATAGAGAGCGCGTCCGCCGTTTCTTTGAACGGCGGGGAGGTGCATACTTCCGGCGCGCAAACGTACCGCGGTGCGGTAACGCTCGGCGCGGATACTTTGATTAAAACCGCGAACGACGCCGTTACCGCGAACGACGCCGTTACGTTCGACGGCGCGTCCTGCACGGTAAACGGTGCGTTCGCGCTTACGGTGAACAGCGGAACGGCGGCGCTCGTATTCGGCGGGGAAATCGGAACCACGACCATGCCGACCCTCGTGTCGATTTCTGCCGGCGCGGTCGAACTGCACGCGCCACTTAAAACGTCCGGCGCGCTTACCGTCAGCAATTCCGGCATATTCAAATCTCTTGACGGCGCCGATATCGAAGCCGACGGAAAAATCGAACTGACGGGCGCCGCAGTCGGCGGCTCGGTCGGCGGCGCGTATCAGCTCGCCGGCAGCGTCGTCTCTTCGGGCGGAGCGGTTTCCATCGGCGGAACCGTCTCGAGTCCCGTGAACGTGTATTTGTATACGTCAAACACCGGAACCGCTGTGCTCCAGTTCGAAGCCGGTGCGGGAAACGGCGTTACGTTCAACGGTAACCTGTTCGCGGCGGCTTCCGGCAAGACCGTCGCGTTCGACTCAGACGTTCAGGTCAACGGCAGTTTCGTTACGTACGGAATTCCGATTTCATTCGGCAGCAGCAGCACCGGCATAACGTGCGAGGGTGATATCGTGCTGCTCGGCGAAAAATATGTGGAAGACGACGACACGGCGGCTTCGGGAGTTGCGGGCCTGTTCGCCTACGATCATCCGCTGCGGACTGCGGCAGCCGGATACGCACCCGCTTCGCTCAGCCGCACCGTCCTGTTTCCGGAACGTCTTCCCGACGGCAGCTCGCTTTCTTTGCCTGAGAAGACTTCGGCACCCGTTCCTTCCAAATCGGCCGTATTCGACGCGGCTTCACTCGGCGGCAAAACGCTCTGCGCCAAAAAGAATTTCTACGCGAACGGCGTCGCGCTTGAAGGCACCGCCGTCTGGACACTTTCGATTCCCGACAACGGAAAAAAATCGGCCGCTTTTGCCGAAGCTTACCATACGTCGTTCAAAAACTGTACAGTAATCCCTCATCCCGGCACAGGCTCTCACGCTGCGGTCGCCGCCGCCGAAGGCTGCACCGATTCCGGCTCGAATACCGGCATCGCTTTTTCCCGGCCGTACTTGCTTATGGACACAGGAATCGCGGCCACCGATTTGTCGGGTACGGCGAATCGGTCCGGAACGTACACGGTGTACGACGACGTCGTCAGAGTGGAATTCCGCGATTCGGCGGGAAATGCAATACGAATCGAAAACTCGGAAAACGAAATAAGCGCCGCACTGCCGAACGTCAAGTTCAACGGCGGTTCGGTTGTGTTCAGCGGCGCTTTTACGGATGCGGACTGTACCGTTTCAACGGACGGCAAGGGAGATCTGGCGGTGTTTTATCTGCGGATTTCAGACGCGGATTCCCGGTGGAATACGGATGCAACCGGAACGTCCGCAGGACATCCCGACAGCACGGACCGGGGACGCATGGGTGTCGCTGCGGCTCACCGCACGGCCGTTCCGAACTTGGACATACCCAAAGCGCTCGTCGCCGTGTACGCGACGCTCGTTGACGAAAATAAAAACCGTATCGCTCATTACAGCGGCATCCCCGTTAAAACGGACGGTTCGGAAGGCGGTATTTTCGGTGCGGTTACCGACCGCTGCGCGCCCGTGCTGGTTGCAGTCCGTACCGGACAGGAATTGCACGAAATGGAAACGGCTACGGCAGGAACACCGAATCAGAAACCGTACGACGCGCATAATTTTATTGAATTCCGCTATTCGGAACCGGTCGATATAGGCGATTTATCGGCGATCGGCGGTGCGCTGAATGTGCAGGCGTCCCGTTCGTTCGCTTCGGCGGCCGAACATGGCGGCGCTATCACGGAAGCAGGAGGCGGCCTGACCGTTACGGGATTCGCTTCCGTTGCGTCGGGTACCCTTGTAACCGGCAGCCGCGATCCTGCCGTCGACGTCTCCGAAGTACATTCCCTGTACCGCTCTTTCGCCTTGACCGTCCGTGAGGGAACCGCTTCGGTACAGCCGCACCGCGTGAGAATAGGCATCGCCTCGTACGTGCAGGGAACCGTTACGCGGAACAATACCGTGTTCCACAACTGGATAGGTTTTATCGATGAAAGCAAACTTCCCGCCGGCGCGGTAACGCGGATAGGCAACGATTTTATCGTCGATACTGCCGCAGTGAAAAATAAGCTGGTTCATGAGGGAACTGCCAATCATCCGCTTCCCGCGCTTTCCGTCGATTCGGAGACCGATGAATTATACGGCGAGTGGGACTGTTCTCCGCCGGTATTTGCCAAATTCGCGGGTTACGACTCGACGGACGGGTGGGCAAACGATTCTCGCGAATGTGAAATTATCGGATCAGGCTACCTCACCGGCGGCTCTCCCGGTACAACCATAACGCAGCTGGAATTCCACCTGTTCGACAACACGCCGCGGTACACGGCTGCCGACGTGTATCAGTGGGTTTCAAAGCGCGGCTGGATGCGCGGCACTGCCGACGAGCAGGCTGCGCGCGATATAAGCGGCGGTGCCCGTTCGTTCGTTTCTCAGACGGGCGTTACGGCGGAAAACAAAACGTCAGGCGGCATCCGGGCGTCGTCGCTTGAAGGCGCTGTTTCCGCGTTTTCATACCGCAGCAATTCGTCGGGTCTCGATTCCTCCGTTAAAACGTTTGAAAACTCGGGCGTCGGCATAGATCAGAAATATTACGCCAACTCCGTGTTCGACGCGGCGACCTCGCCGACCAGATCGCCCGATTCGGACGGTCTGTATTTCGTGATCCCGCTAAAATCGGAGGATGCCGCGCTGTTTCCGCTGCGTTCGTCGTTCGACATTACGTACGATGCGTCGGCTTCGTATATTACCGATCTTGCCGGCAACCGGATGAAATCCGCAGAGGTTGCTTCCATAGACCGCTCTCCGCCGACCTTTTCGCTTACGGTTGCGCCGGTTAAAACCAACAAACTGTACATCGTGTTTTCCAAGCAGATACGGACGACCGCCGCCGCTTTGGCCGTTATCCCGACGCAGCTTGAGCTGACCTATACGAGCGGTACGCCGGTTCCTGCCACCAATTTTGCCATCAAAACGGACGTTCCCGCGGAACTGGTGCGGCAGACTGCCGACGGAACCGGGCTTGCCGTTACGCTGAGCCGCCCCGTAACGCTTGAGGACGTGCGGAATCTTCGTGTCCGCGTAAAACAGCCGGCGACGACGACGATAGATCCGCTGACGGGCTTGCCCGATTATATTCCCGAGATTTTCGATGTGAAGGGAAACTCGATGATCGCCTTATCGGCTCACACGTTGAGCGATTTTGCCGTGAACGTGGTGAACGTCATGTATGCGTTCGACGGCAAAGGCAACGCGGACGCGGATTCCGCCTTGCTGGGCGAAGGCACGTACGGTTCCGTTTACGACGAATATAATTGGGCCGTGCGCGATTTCAGCGGATCGGGAAACAACACCGGGCGGATGCTCACCGATTCCGATATCACCGTTGCGGTTCGCGTAACGGACGGCACCTCGGACGGCGGCATTGAAAACGCGCCGCGCGACGTTGCCTTTAAACTGATCGCCGCGGTAACGTATCCTCCCGATACGGTTTCCGACGCGTACAACAATCATCTGGGTACCGCTTTGCGGGTTTGGCTGCCGACCGAGCTTTCGACGCTCGCGTCCAAACCGAACCCGAACGCGAAGTATGTCGGCGAATACGCGGTGGACGCCGATACCGCCGGGCTGCTGCGGAATTTTGTCATACCGAACGCGTCCGATTCAGCCGGTTCGTTCGGCTGGACGGCGGGGCAGGAAGTGCAATTCCTGTTCGGGCTGTACGATGCTACTGATCCTGCTGCGGCAATTATGATTGATCACGACGCGGATCCCGGCACTCCTGACGTTCCGTTATACGCGCTGTGCCTCTCCGCCGATCGCCGCGGCGTGCAGTCGTCCGTTTCGGGTGAAATGGCGTCGTCGCTTGATCTGTGGTCTTTCAAATTGGCCGATAAAGTCAGGCAGCGCGGCGGGGTTACCATTTTGAACAACGTGATAAACGCGTCCGTCCGCGAAGAAACAGTCGTGGAAGTGGACATGCCGGCTGCCGGCAATCTGAGCGTCCAAATTTTGACGCTCGACGGCAACGTGGTAAAAACGCTGCAAAAAGGCAGAACCGCTTCCGGTCTGCATTATTACCGCTGGAACGGCACTAACAATAGCGGCAGTCCGGTCGCGCGCGGCATGTATTTCGTCAGAATTACCGGATCGGGATTTGACGAAACGCGGAAAGTCATGGTGGTGAAAGAGTAG